The Candidatus Omnitrophota bacterium genome window below encodes:
- a CDS encoding CBS domain-containing protein — MILRNASLNSVLDTFANSDYNNYPVVDKEERLLGIITAESIRAAFKHKDLENLVVAEDIMEPVITYNIRGQDLLRKANEYMDRHNFEYLPIVTDESKIVGFIGKRIINKFISTRLMEIEQKIKSLEK, encoded by the coding sequence TTGATATTAAGGAATGCATCATTAAATAGCGTACTTGATACCTTCGCTAATAGTGATTACAATAATTATCCAGTTGTAGATAAAGAGGAAAGATTATTAGGAATTATAACCGCGGAAAGCATAAGAGCTGCCTTTAAGCATAAAGATTTGGAAAATCTTGTTGTAGCCGAAGATATTATGGAACCCGTTATTACATATAATATACGGGGCCAAGATTTATTGCGTAAAGCCAATGAATATATGGACAGACATAATTTTGAATATCTACCCATAGTTACTGATGAGTCAAAAATCGTTGGATTTATAGGGAAAAGAATAATAAACAAATTTATCTCTACGAGATTGATGGAAATTGAACAAAAAATTAAATCTTTAGAGAAATGA
- the otsB gene encoding trehalose-phosphatase, giving the protein MKYLFKNWDGIKKDLSDNYILLFLDYDGTLAPIVSTPEEASISPEVKDLLSELSKNLNCKLAIISGRSLKDIKNIIGLKEVIYSGNHGLEIEGPKIKFEAQVLPRLKLVIRAIAADMKKRFLGIKGVLIEDKGLTLSIHYRKVSKKDMPVFEKIIFEVTNPYVAGDNIKVNSGKKVYEIKPPIKWDKGKVVLWLLARRQFISGEKNVLPVYIGDDVTDEDVFKALKRKGLTVFVGESGDSNADYYLKNTEEVTKFLRLISDLKHN; this is encoded by the coding sequence ATGAAGTATCTATTTAAAAACTGGGATGGAATTAAAAAAGATCTAAGCGATAACTATATTTTACTTTTTTTAGATTATGATGGTACTTTGGCTCCAATTGTCAGTACGCCAGAGGAGGCATCTATTTCGCCAGAGGTAAAGGATCTACTGAGCGAATTATCAAAAAATCTCAATTGCAAATTAGCTATTATTAGCGGCAGGTCATTAAAAGATATAAAAAATATTATAGGCTTAAAAGAGGTTATTTATTCCGGAAATCACGGTTTAGAAATAGAAGGCCCAAAGATTAAATTTGAAGCCCAGGTTTTACCACGATTAAAATTGGTTATTCGAGCTATTGCCGCGGATATGAAAAAGCGATTTTTAGGCATTAAGGGTGTACTAATTGAGGATAAGGGTTTGACTTTGAGTATTCACTATCGTAAGGTTAGTAAGAAGGATATGCCTGTATTTGAGAAGATTATTTTTGAAGTTACTAATCCTTATGTAGCGGGCGATAATATAAAGGTTAATTCCGGTAAAAAAGTTTATGAGATAAAACCGCCTATTAAATGGGATAAAGGCAAGGTAGTTTTGTGGCTTCTTGCAAGGCGGCAATTTATTTCGGGAGAGAAGAATGTTTTACCGGTTTATATCGGAGATGATGTAACCGATGAAGATGTTTTTAAGGCTTTAAAAAGAAAAGGATTGACGGTGTTCGTGGGAGAATCCGGGGATTCCAATGCTGATTATTATTTAAAGAATACAGAAGAAGTAACTAAATTTTTACGCTTAATATCGGACTTAAAGCATAATTAA
- a CDS encoding DUF5752 family protein produces the protein MSELIKAKEPFKFCTRLHLSELTGLRANTLGQLLALIKEVPGSCIYHHTHRFLQQHQFLSPEPPNDFAYWVTDILGEDELGERLVSIDTIQYSTIRDLREKIASTIENYLNDNPLAKMRFARQGEEFHFIKSISFVLPTNYVAYDLEEFTEVLNKITIDSIYFHIFEARLRLEKPTNDFSFWIENSLGDKKLANSIASFDPYTSTLEDLRKKIIRIIERKIS, from the coding sequence ATGTCGGAATTAATAAAAGCAAAAGAACCGTTTAAATTTTGCACGAGATTGCATTTATCGGAACTTACCGGATTGCGTGCTAATACCTTAGGCCAACTCTTAGCTCTTATTAAGGAAGTGCCTGGTTCATGTATTTATCACCACACACATAGATTCTTGCAGCAGCATCAGTTTCTCTCACCTGAGCCTCCTAATGACTTTGCTTACTGGGTAACGGATATTTTGGGAGAAGATGAGCTTGGCGAAAGGTTAGTTAGTATTGACACTATACAATACTCAACTATTCGTGATTTACGCGAAAAGATTGCCTCGACCATTGAGAATTATTTGAATGATAACCCGTTGGCTAAAATGAGGTTTGCCCGCCAAGGAGAAGAATTCCATTTTATTAAATCAATAAGTTTTGTCCTGCCAACAAACTATGTAGCCTATGATTTAGAAGAGTTTACAGAAGTTTTAAATAAAATAACCATAGATTCTATTTATTTCCATATTTTTGAAGCTCGCCTAAGGCTTGAAAAACCAACAAATGATTTTTCGTTCTGGATAGAAAATTCTCTGGGAGACAAAAAATTAGCAAATAGCATCGCAAGTTTCGATCCTTATACGAGCACATTAGAAGATCTAAGAAAAAAGATTATCCGTATAATCGAGAGGAAAATATCATAA
- a CDS encoding glycosyltransferase has protein sequence MAKLEAYIPLVGQSVIDDLSLLGERLKGKLVQHINSTPVGGGVAEILNRMVPLLIELGVDTKWDVIKGGEQFFGVTKKFHNALHGRAEEITQRDFEVFMETSRQNIENIDTYGEIVFVHDPQPIALIKKKTANKWLWRCHVDVSDPNEKVWGFLMDFITQYDSAVFSAPAFSRKLPIRQFLIPPSIDPLSDKNKELPQETINSVLRKYDIKKDKPIVMQISRFDRLKDPLGVIDAYLQVKKYIDCQLVLAGGTAEDDPEGFKVLDEIKEKAKDDPDIHILLLPQNDIEVNALQRASDVIVQKSLKEGFGLTVAEALWKAKPVVASNVGGIPLQIKHKYSGLLCHSVGGASFAIKQLLSSPEYAKKLGENGREHIKNNFLITRHLRDYMLLFLSLYHSEDIVHLC, from the coding sequence ATGGCAAAATTAGAGGCATATATCCCTTTGGTGGGACAATCAGTTATAGATGATTTGAGCCTCCTTGGGGAAAGATTGAAAGGTAAACTTGTCCAGCATATTAATTCTACTCCTGTGGGTGGGGGGGTTGCTGAGATATTAAACCGCATGGTGCCTCTGTTGATTGAATTGGGGGTAGATACCAAATGGGATGTAATAAAAGGCGGCGAACAGTTTTTTGGAGTAACAAAGAAATTCCATAATGCCTTACACGGTAGAGCAGAAGAGATAACCCAAAGAGATTTTGAAGTATTTATGGAAACAAGCCGACAGAATATTGAAAATATTGATACCTATGGAGAAATAGTCTTTGTCCATGATCCGCAGCCAATAGCACTGATAAAAAAGAAGACTGCTAATAAATGGCTTTGGCGTTGCCATGTTGATGTATCTGATCCTAATGAAAAGGTTTGGGGATTTCTTATGGATTTTATCACTCAGTACGACTCAGCAGTGTTTTCTGCTCCTGCTTTTTCACGGAAATTGCCAATAAGGCAATTCTTGATTCCGCCTTCTATTGATCCGTTAAGCGATAAAAACAAGGAGTTGCCGCAGGAAACGATTAATTCGGTTCTAAGAAAATATGATATCAAAAAAGATAAGCCAATTGTCATGCAGATATCTCGTTTTGATCGCTTAAAAGATCCGTTAGGTGTAATTGACGCATATTTACAGGTAAAAAAATATATTGATTGTCAACTAGTGTTAGCTGGCGGTACTGCGGAGGATGACCCTGAAGGATTTAAAGTTCTAGATGAGATTAAAGAAAAAGCTAAGGATGATCCGGATATTCATATTTTACTATTACCCCAAAACGACATAGAAGTCAATGCATTGCAAAGGGCATCAGATGTAATTGTTCAGAAGTCTCTAAAAGAAGGATTTGGTTTAACGGTTGCAGAGGCCTTGTGGAAAGCAAAACCTGTAGTGGCTTCAAATGTTGGAGGTATCCCTTTACAAATAAAACATAAGTATTCGGGATTATTGTGTCATTCTGTTGGAGGAGCAAGTTTCGCTATAAAACAACTCTTAAGCAGCCCGGAATACGCCAAGAAACTAGGAGAAAATGGGAGGGAACATATAAAAAATAACTTTTTGATTACGCGTCATCTTAGGGATTATATGCTATTGTTTCTTTCGTTATATCATTCTGAGGATATCGTTCATCTCTGTTAA
- a CDS encoding desulfoferrodoxin FeS4 iron-binding domain-containing protein, which produces MAVQKIGEKYRCNVCGNEVAVTKVGGGELVCCNQPMEKIEG; this is translated from the coding sequence ATGGCAGTTCAAAAAATAGGAGAGAAGTATCGGTGTAATGTTTGTGGTAATGAAGTTGCCGTAACAAAGGTGGGAGGCGGAGAACTCGTTTGTTGCAACCAGCCAATGGAGAAAATAGAAGGATAA
- a CDS encoding tetratricopeptide repeat protein — protein sequence MIILFLAVAINTYAAGTSSSSWEPKAQENKPAVSLYDQGVQASKDNNFQKALDLFNQALQANPSNSDIFNMLAHVQLKLGMIDESLENYKKALELRPNFPEAREYLGEAYIQAALREIKTLQSYGGEAGENFENLTKAFKDAAAGL from the coding sequence ATGATTATTTTATTTTTAGCTGTAGCAATAAATACATATGCCGCAGGCACCAGCTCTTCATCATGGGAACCTAAGGCGCAGGAAAATAAACCGGCGGTTTCCCTATATGACCAAGGGGTTCAAGCAAGTAAGGATAATAATTTTCAAAAAGCTTTGGATTTATTTAATCAAGCTTTACAGGCCAATCCCAGTAACTCGGATATCTTTAATATGTTGGCTCATGTTCAACTAAAACTGGGAATGATCGATGAATCATTGGAAAACTATAAAAAAGCTTTAGAGTTAAGGCCAAATTTTCCGGAGGCCAGGGAATATCTGGGGGAGGCATATATCCAGGCAGCGTTACGGGAAATAAAAACCCTTCAAAGTTATGGCGGGGAGGCGGGAGAAAATTTCGAAAACCTAACAAAGGCGTTTAAGGATGCCGCAGCTGGTTTATAA
- a CDS encoding IS481 family transposase has product MTYSTKLFYIRQRYLMVQDYKERLKIAVIARQYRTSRTTVYRWIKRFNHEGNNGLLDQSHKPKSPHPKALKPQTTKAILRLRKRTHYGPKRLKFYLSKRDIFVSEHAIYKTLLRYGLSNHYRKKKKRNMRSYRVPYPGHTVQMDTKYLDTKPGFPNRLYQYTATDCFTRLRVIRIYDELSAQNTVRFLQEVVQKLPFKISTVRTDNGVEFTYGPFKVDHPLTCACARLNIRHWLNRTAHPESNGRVERSHRTDDEEFYNLNPVKNPHAWKYRISNWERFYNLYRPHQALNNLSPYQYWLKYHKEQEVKNVT; this is encoded by the coding sequence ATGACTTATTCTACCAAGCTCTTCTACATCAGGCAACGATATTTAATGGTTCAAGACTACAAAGAACGCTTAAAGATTGCTGTTATTGCCAGGCAATACCGTACTTCAAGGACAACTGTTTACCGCTGGATCAAAAGATTTAACCATGAAGGTAACAACGGGCTATTAGATCAATCCCATAAGCCTAAGTCGCCACATCCAAAGGCTTTAAAACCACAAACAACTAAAGCAATACTTCGGCTTCGTAAAAGAACGCATTACGGGCCAAAACGACTTAAGTTCTATCTCTCAAAGAGAGACATCTTTGTATCAGAGCACGCCATCTATAAAACGTTATTGCGTTATGGATTGAGTAACCACTACCGCAAAAAGAAGAAACGCAATATGCGCTCTTATCGAGTGCCATATCCAGGACATACGGTACAAATGGATACCAAGTACCTGGATACAAAACCGGGCTTCCCTAACCGGCTCTATCAATATACTGCAACTGATTGCTTTACCAGGCTTCGCGTAATCAGAATCTACGATGAGCTATCTGCCCAGAACACAGTCCGTTTTTTACAGGAGGTAGTACAAAAGCTGCCCTTTAAAATCTCTACCGTGCGCACTGATAATGGCGTTGAGTTTACTTATGGCCCATTTAAGGTTGATCATCCGTTAACTTGCGCGTGTGCACGGCTGAATATCCGTCATTGGCTCAATAGGACGGCTCATCCTGAATCAAACGGCAGGGTTGAGCGCTCACACAGGACTGATGATGAGGAGTTCTACAACCTTAATCCGGTTAAGAATCCTCATGCCTGGAAGTACCGGATCTCAAACTGGGAACGGTTCTATAACCTTTACCGGCCGCATCAAGCATTAAACAACTTATCGCCCTATCAATACTGGCTAAAATATCACAAAGAACAGGAGGTTAAAAATGTTACTTGA
- a CDS encoding DUF2934 domain-containing protein — MATLKMNNKAGSTWSDTQCTEEIRKKAQELYEKSGRKPGRDMENWLEAERIVKSKICSWKK; from the coding sequence ATGGCAACGTTAAAAATGAATAATAAGGCAGGGTCCACTTGGTCGGATACGCAGTGTACCGAAGAGATCAGGAAAAAAGCTCAGGAGCTCTATGAGAAAAGTGGCCGTAAACCTGGTCGGGATATGGAGAATTGGTTGGAGGCTGAGAGGATTGTAAAGTCAAAGATATGTAGCTGGAAAAAATAA
- a CDS encoding class II SORL domain-containing protein yields MTDFKDLLQSADWKTEKHVPVIEVPAAIKSGEFFKITVSVGKEIAHPNKTEHHIRWISVYFQPKEEKFPYQIGKAEFSAHGESAKGPDTSSVYTHPEVVLNFKTEKSGTIYASSYCNIHGLWQSAKEIEVK; encoded by the coding sequence ATGACGGATTTTAAAGACCTATTGCAAAGTGCTGATTGGAAGACAGAGAAACATGTTCCGGTTATAGAAGTACCTGCGGCCATAAAGTCAGGGGAATTTTTCAAGATTACGGTTTCGGTAGGTAAGGAAATCGCTCATCCCAATAAAACCGAACATCATATCCGTTGGATATCAGTGTATTTTCAGCCTAAAGAAGAAAAATTTCCTTATCAAATCGGTAAGGCAGAGTTTAGTGCCCATGGGGAATCTGCTAAGGGCCCCGATACTAGCTCTGTATATACCCATCCTGAGGTTGTGTTAAATTTTAAAACAGAAAAATCCGGTACTATTTATGCCTCCAGTTACTGTAATATACATGGGCTTTGGCAAAGCGCTAAAGAAATAGAGGTTAAGTAA
- a CDS encoding phosphoribosyltransferase family protein, which yields MRIVSHSSESFKDRKHAGRLLVTYLKDLGGKDTVVLGIPRGGIVIANEISRILNSELDIVLSRKIGAPDNPELAIGSIGEDGKLFLNEDLSFRVGADKDYIAEEKALQLREIENRIGLFRHCKAKITLKGKTVIVTDDGVATGATMQAALWAAGKENPKKLISAIPVGAEESVRFLANYADEVIVLRVPLDLGAIGQFYKNFTQIQDEEVLEILKESAK from the coding sequence TTGCGCATAGTTTCTCATAGTAGTGAATCTTTCAAAGACCGTAAGCATGCCGGTAGATTACTGGTAACTTATTTGAAAGATTTGGGTGGGAAAGATACGGTAGTTTTGGGTATCCCGCGCGGAGGAATAGTGATTGCCAATGAGATTTCCCGGATCCTAAATTCAGAATTGGATATCGTACTTTCACGTAAGATTGGCGCTCCTGATAATCCGGAGTTGGCAATCGGTTCAATTGGTGAGGATGGTAAACTTTTTCTTAATGAAGATCTATCTTTTCGAGTTGGCGCGGATAAAGATTATATTGCAGAAGAAAAAGCATTGCAGTTAAGAGAAATTGAGAATCGTATTGGTCTGTTTAGGCATTGCAAAGCAAAAATTACCTTAAAAGGAAAAACGGTTATTGTTACTGATGATGGAGTAGCTACCGGAGCAACAATGCAAGCGGCTCTTTGGGCAGCTGGAAAAGAAAATCCAAAAAAACTTATTTCCGCTATTCCAGTAGGCGCTGAGGAATCTGTTAGGTTTCTGGCTAATTATGCTGATGAGGTAATAGTATTAAGGGTGCCTCTGGATCTTGGCGCAATAGGCCAATTCTACAAAAACTTTACGCAAATCCAAGATGAAGAGGTTTTGGAGATCTTGAAAGAGTCGGCTAAGTAA
- a CDS encoding NAD(P)H-dependent oxidoreductase, translating into MKKLLHIIATPRREESRTLKVSSSFLKAFTDSHPDWEVEEFDLAKVKLPDLAVKQVNGKYLLLSGKDLTGPFKASWKDILKYIQQFLSADGYLLSTPMWNFSIPYKLKHYLDVIVQPKYLFQYTNTGVEGLVKNKKMVVVVSRGGDYTSEPFTSRDHQEPYLRSIFGFVGISDIKFIIAQPMDMGNELQEKRIQVAQGLAKETAKNFG; encoded by the coding sequence ATGAAGAAGTTACTGCATATTATTGCTACACCACGCAGGGAGGAATCAAGGACTCTTAAGGTTAGTAGTTCTTTTCTTAAAGCTTTTACCGATAGCCATCCCGATTGGGAGGTAGAAGAATTTGATCTGGCAAAGGTGAAGTTGCCTGATTTGGCAGTAAAGCAGGTAAACGGGAAATACCTTCTTTTAAGCGGCAAGGATTTGACCGGCCCATTTAAGGCATCCTGGAAGGATATTTTAAAATATATCCAGCAGTTTCTGTCCGCTGACGGATACCTGCTTAGCACTCCCATGTGGAATTTTTCAATTCCGTATAAGTTAAAACATTATTTAGACGTAATTGTTCAACCTAAGTATCTTTTTCAATATACAAATACCGGTGTAGAAGGGTTGGTAAAAAATAAAAAGATGGTTGTTGTTGTTTCCAGAGGAGGAGATTATACATCAGAGCCCTTTACAAGCCGCGATCATCAGGAACCATATTTACGTTCAATTTTTGGATTTGTAGGGATCAGTGATATAAAATTTATTATCGCTCAACCGATGGATATGGGCAATGAGTTACAGGAAAAAAGAATACAGGTTGCTCAAGGACTGGCAAAAGAAACCGCAAAAAATTTTGGATGA
- a CDS encoding TolC family protein has product MKILNKNTVRLLKLFYEHPEGQFYIQEIGRLLGKKPGVFQRALNNLHKDGLLLSEYKANARFFRINKNYYIYNELKSIIEKSVKICLIITAFLFCTNFLYAGQKNFTLNDAIQIAYKSNKDIQMQEQEITVASANIVEAASVFYPQLNLKAVYTHNKAVLDENIFSGYINDNLIQLNATQSVYSGGANMATFKQAKLSLDAQKETLRAKKMDIEFEAKRLYYGLLLAYETERIAKDALNQAIAHYENVKQMYKHGTVSRFDMLQSGVQVSLLEPDVVKAKNEIDSLKADLNKLLGLKIDSPIQPEEKLTYTFIGIKENEFLKIAYLDRPEMKLKSLGIDIDNWEIQMARSGYRPTVDLLVGYSARSNNLGNILEKRQRNWNAGVSVNIPIFEGFSTRAKVDAAKAKYTQAKIDKDNLVDQIAVDVRKACLNLRESASIIQSQKDNLAEAKEALRISEVSYANGVAINLDVLDSQVSLAQIQRNLASGIYDYLMAQAYLDRSIGKSIIREASLDKGNTPR; this is encoded by the coding sequence ATGAAAATCCTGAATAAAAATACAGTAAGGCTGCTTAAGCTTTTTTATGAGCATCCCGAAGGCCAATTTTATATCCAGGAGATTGGCCGTCTATTAGGGAAGAAGCCTGGGGTATTCCAGAGGGCCTTGAATAATCTCCATAAAGATGGTTTGCTTTTGAGTGAATATAAGGCTAACGCCAGGTTTTTTAGGATTAACAAAAATTATTATATATATAATGAGTTAAAAAGTATTATAGAGAAGTCAGTAAAAATCTGTCTGATTATAACGGCATTTTTATTCTGTACTAATTTTTTATATGCCGGCCAGAAAAATTTTACCCTTAATGACGCCATTCAGATTGCATATAAAAGTAATAAAGATATTCAGATGCAAGAGCAGGAAATTACCGTTGCTAGCGCCAATATAGTAGAGGCCGCCAGCGTTTTCTATCCACAATTAAATTTAAAAGCTGTTTATACCCATAACAAAGCGGTACTTGATGAAAATATTTTTTCCGGATATATCAATGATAATTTAATCCAACTTAATGCTACTCAGTCAGTTTATAGCGGAGGGGCAAATATGGCTACTTTTAAACAAGCCAAACTTTCTCTGGATGCGCAGAAGGAAACCCTGCGCGCTAAAAAGATGGATATTGAATTTGAAGCCAAGCGGCTTTATTACGGCCTCTTGCTTGCATATGAAACAGAGCGTATTGCCAAAGATGCATTGAATCAGGCAATTGCGCATTATGAAAACGTAAAACAAATGTATAAACACGGCACAGTATCACGATTTGATATGTTGCAATCCGGAGTCCAGGTTTCTTTACTTGAGCCGGATGTTGTAAAAGCAAAAAATGAAATCGATTCCCTGAAAGCAGACTTAAATAAGCTGCTGGGTTTAAAAATAGATTCTCCAATACAGCCTGAAGAAAAATTGACATATACTTTTATCGGAATAAAAGAAAATGAGTTTTTAAAAATTGCTTATCTTGACCGCCCGGAGATGAAATTAAAATCTTTAGGCATCGATATCGATAACTGGGAAATTCAGATGGCTAGATCCGGATACCGGCCGACGGTTGATCTTTTGGTAGGTTACTCTGCCCGGTCAAATAATTTGGGCAATATATTGGAGAAAAGGCAAAGGAATTGGAATGCCGGTGTATCAGTAAATATTCCGATTTTTGAAGGGTTTTCAACCCGCGCTAAAGTTGACGCGGCTAAAGCTAAATATACGCAAGCAAAAATCGATAAGGATAATTTGGTTGACCAGATTGCCGTAGATGTACGTAAGGCATGCCTTAACCTTAGAGAATCTGCCTCAATTATCCAGTCTCAGAAAGATAATCTGGCCGAGGCAAAAGAAGCCTTAAGAATTTCCGAAGTAAGTTATGCTAATGGCGTGGCTATCAATTTAGATGTTTTGGATTCTCAAGTTTCGCTTGCCCAAATACAAAGAAACCTGGCGTCGGGTATTTATGATTATTTAATGGCACAGGCTTATCTTGACCGTAGTATCGGTAAGTCTATAATCAGGGAAGCTTCACTAGATAAAGGAAACACCCCGCGCTAA
- a CDS encoding efflux RND transporter periplasmic adaptor subunit, producing the protein MKKRIKFIILVLLVFIVGVISMLYYLKERNHSNVIKVSGNIEGDQVRISFRVDGQVVELLTDEGEVVKKGDIVARLNKDELTKERDNAAASLKAGQFDYELAKIDYQRSKNLFKEGAVSAQKRDQDKTSNDASLAKVEQLKASLDLAQTRLDFTELASPLDGFILVKSSLAGEVVKAGTPVFTAVDLHDIWVTAYINERDLGRVKLGQHADVLTDTFPGKKYSGRVSFISSQAEFTPKFIQTQEERVKLVYRIKVTVDNSSLELKPGMPADAYIIE; encoded by the coding sequence ATGAAAAAAAGAATTAAATTTATTATTCTGGTGTTATTAGTTTTTATTGTTGGTGTAATTTCAATGCTTTATTATCTAAAAGAAAGAAACCATAGTAATGTTATAAAAGTATCTGGAAATATCGAAGGAGACCAGGTGCGAATTTCTTTCCGTGTGGATGGGCAGGTAGTTGAATTACTTACCGATGAAGGAGAAGTTGTGAAGAAAGGAGATATAGTTGCTCGCTTAAATAAAGATGAGTTAACTAAGGAAAGAGATAATGCTGCGGCGTCGCTTAAGGCTGGACAATTCGATTATGAACTTGCCAAGATTGATTACCAAAGATCTAAAAATTTATTTAAAGAGGGGGCTGTTTCTGCGCAGAAGAGGGATCAGGATAAAACCAGTAATGATGCAAGCTTGGCAAAGGTAGAACAACTGAAGGCTTCTTTAGATTTAGCTCAGACCCGCCTTGATTTTACAGAATTGGCTTCGCCTTTGGATGGGTTTATCTTGGTGAAGAGTAGCCTGGCCGGTGAGGTGGTCAAGGCTGGTACTCCTGTATTTACCGCAGTTGATCTTCATGATATCTGGGTTACTGCTTATATTAATGAGAGGGACTTAGGGAGGGTAAAGCTTGGACAACATGCGGATGTGCTAACCGATACTTTCCCAGGCAAAAAATACAGCGGGCGGGTTTCGTTTATTTCTAGCCAAGCAGAGTTTACTCCTAAGTTTATTCAGACTCAGGAGGAAAGGGTAAAATTAGTTTATCGTATTAAGGTTACAGTAGATAATTCTAGCCTTGAGTTAAAACCCGGGATGCCGGCGGATGCTTACATAATCGAATAA
- a CDS encoding ABC transporter ATP-binding protein: MNQNNQNNIAVSVQNLEKKFGAFVAVNKINFEVKQGEVYGFLGPNGAGKSTTIRMLCGIISPTSGSGKVGGYDIIREQNKIKEHIGYMSQKFSLYNDLTIEENINFYSGIYKIPKKEKKARFDEVIQAAGLEGMQNNLTATLAGGWKQRLALGCALLHKPKILFLDEPTSGVDPITRANFWGIIKKLAYDGVTVFVTTHYMDEAENCNRMVLIYHGTIIASGTPQEMKTNCMKNEVFEIVLPDSQEWLEKISKLDGIKDAALFGSNIHVVVFDSSKAVFAIKEFLQKEKIEKSSVNKITPTLEDVFVSSIEEYDRTEPKKN, translated from the coding sequence ATGAATCAAAACAATCAAAATAATATTGCTGTGAGCGTTCAGAATCTTGAAAAGAAATTTGGCGCCTTTGTTGCGGTTAATAAAATTAATTTTGAGGTTAAACAGGGTGAAGTATATGGATTTTTGGGGCCAAACGGGGCTGGAAAATCCACAACTATCAGGATGCTTTGTGGAATTATTTCTCCTACCAGTGGCTCCGGCAAGGTAGGAGGTTATGACATTATAAGAGAACAAAATAAAATTAAGGAGCATATAGGGTATATGTCGCAGAAATTTTCTCTTTATAACGATTTGACTATAGAAGAAAATATTAATTTCTATAGCGGCATATATAAGATTCCGAAAAAAGAAAAAAAAGCGCGATTCGATGAGGTTATTCAGGCTGCGGGCTTAGAAGGAATGCAAAATAACCTGACCGCTACTCTTGCCGGCGGGTGGAAGCAGCGTCTAGCCTTAGGGTGCGCACTTTTGCATAAACCAAAAATCCTATTTCTTGATGAGCCTACTTCAGGAGTTGACCCGATAACCCGCGCTAATTTCTGGGGGATTATCAAAAAGTTGGCTTACGACGGAGTAACAGTATTTGTTACAACGCATTATATGGATGAAGCGGAGAATTGTAACCGCATGGTTTTAATTTATCATGGGACAATTATTGCATCTGGTACGCCTCAGGAGATGAAGACCAATTGTATGAAAAATGAAGTTTTTGAAATCGTATTGCCTGATTCTCAGGAGTGGCTGGAAAAAATAAGTAAACTTGATGGGATTAAGGATGCGGCGCTTTTTGGGTCAAATATACATGTTGTTGTTTTTGACAGCTCCAAGGCGGTCTTTGCCATAAAAGAATTTTTACAAAAAGAAAAAATCGAAAAATCCAGCGTTAATAAAATCACCCCGACATTAGAAGATGTATTTGTTTCTTCAATTGAGGAATATGACCGGACAGAGCCTAAAAAGAATTAA